Proteins encoded together in one Planctomyces sp. SH-PL14 window:
- a CDS encoding efflux RND transporter periplasmic adaptor subunit, whose protein sequence is MWRWIVGVIVLAGIGYVLSRGVGGRATTVDVATVETGEMTAYVEEQAKTRVPEIYEITMPLQGRILPIELREGDKVEKGQVVAHMDTDDLETDVVKKKSQVERMVQAFLAIANRRKANQLQVQSSQARFDFMKTQLERQKRLMKDSATTENKVEEAEMQMVQAEAQLREDEVDAADTLLWEAALRLFETEYAEEFLQAKRDRKRAEIHATVAGTVLSKTVSNEKVLSAGSVLLELGDLSQLEIEADVLTQDVVRVKVGDPVQIEGASVGSKPITGHVSRIFPQGFTKVSSLGVEQQRVKVVIAFDTSGLAELQAQERVLGVDYRLRVKIFTDRKADALKVPRAAVFRDATGRWQIYTVEGEVARLKSVEIGLTNEFEVEITSGLQAGDEIILAPPAGLKNGDRVKGLAVAK, encoded by the coding sequence ATGTGGCGATGGATTGTCGGAGTGATCGTTCTGGCCGGGATCGGATACGTCCTCAGCCGCGGCGTCGGCGGGCGGGCGACGACGGTCGATGTCGCCACGGTCGAGACCGGCGAGATGACCGCCTACGTCGAGGAGCAGGCCAAGACCCGCGTCCCCGAGATCTACGAGATCACAATGCCCCTTCAGGGCCGCATCCTCCCGATCGAGCTCCGCGAAGGGGACAAGGTCGAGAAGGGGCAGGTCGTGGCCCACATGGACACGGACGACCTCGAGACCGATGTCGTCAAGAAGAAGTCGCAGGTCGAGCGGATGGTCCAGGCGTTCCTGGCGATCGCCAACCGCCGCAAGGCGAACCAGCTCCAGGTCCAGTCGAGCCAGGCCCGGTTCGACTTCATGAAGACGCAACTGGAGCGGCAGAAGCGACTAATGAAGGACAGCGCCACGACGGAGAACAAGGTCGAGGAAGCGGAGATGCAGATGGTCCAGGCCGAGGCCCAGCTCCGCGAAGATGAGGTCGACGCCGCCGACACGCTGTTGTGGGAGGCGGCGCTCCGGCTCTTCGAAACGGAGTACGCCGAGGAGTTTCTGCAGGCGAAGCGGGACCGCAAGCGGGCGGAGATCCACGCCACCGTCGCGGGGACGGTCCTGAGCAAGACTGTCTCGAACGAGAAAGTCCTCTCGGCCGGAAGCGTGCTGCTGGAACTCGGCGACCTCTCGCAACTGGAGATCGAGGCGGATGTCCTGACGCAGGACGTGGTGCGGGTGAAGGTGGGGGATCCGGTCCAGATCGAAGGGGCTTCGGTCGGTTCCAAGCCGATCACGGGGCACGTCTCGCGGATCTTTCCGCAGGGGTTTACCAAGGTCTCGTCGCTCGGGGTCGAGCAGCAGCGGGTCAAGGTGGTGATTGCGTTCGACACGTCCGGTCTCGCGGAGCTCCAGGCCCAGGAGCGGGTGCTGGGCGTGGACTACCGGCTGCGGGTGAAGATCTTCACGGACCGGAAGGCCGACGCTCTCAAGGTTCCGCGGGCGGCGGTGTTCCGCGACGCCACGGGGCGCTGGCAGATCTACACGGTGGAAGGGGAGGTGGCCCGTCTCAAGTCGGTCGAGATCGGCCTGACGAACGAGTTCGAGGTTGAGATCACCTCGGGGCTCCAGGCGGGGGACGAGATCATCCTCGCCCCGCCGGCTGGTTTGAAAAACGGCGATCGCGTGAAGGGGCTCGCGGTCGCCAAGTAA
- the rsmH gene encoding 16S rRNA (cytosine(1402)-N(4))-methyltransferase RsmH, translating to MPDQPASPAPGPSPQSPKKHVHIPVLLHEVLSALDLRPGLTVVDGTVGAAGHSRKIHEKIQPGGTLIGLDRDSLMLGYAAQFIDGEHVQLLQRSYSELPDVLQELSLGPVDRILVDLGLSSDQLADRERGFGIQAGGPLDLRFDTRQGVPAAEYLRTVSADDLTKMLREYGEEPLAERIAGAIVDRRKTQPVATSEDLAELVRRIKGTRGDTHPATQVFQALRIAVNREFDHLRTFLDTVLPACLAPGGLAAVITFHSLEDRLVKETFRETERWDNLTKKPLVASPAEIRLNPRSRTAKLRLARLR from the coding sequence ATGCCGGATCAGCCCGCCAGTCCCGCTCCGGGACCGTCCCCGCAATCTCCGAAGAAGCACGTCCACATCCCGGTCCTGCTGCATGAGGTCCTGTCGGCCCTCGACCTGCGCCCGGGACTGACGGTCGTCGACGGGACCGTCGGAGCCGCCGGCCACAGCCGCAAGATCCACGAAAAGATTCAGCCCGGCGGCACACTGATCGGACTCGACCGCGACTCCCTGATGCTCGGGTACGCGGCCCAGTTCATCGACGGCGAACACGTCCAACTCCTCCAGCGGAGCTACTCCGAACTCCCCGACGTCCTCCAGGAACTCTCCCTCGGCCCCGTCGACCGGATCCTCGTCGACCTCGGCCTGTCGTCGGACCAGCTCGCCGACCGCGAGCGGGGCTTCGGCATCCAGGCCGGCGGCCCCCTCGACCTGCGGTTCGACACCCGCCAGGGCGTCCCCGCCGCCGAGTACCTCCGGACCGTTTCAGCCGACGACCTCACGAAGATGCTTCGCGAGTACGGCGAGGAGCCGCTGGCGGAACGGATCGCCGGGGCGATCGTCGACCGTCGAAAGACCCAGCCGGTGGCGACATCGGAAGACCTCGCGGAGCTGGTACGAAGGATCAAGGGAACCCGCGGCGACACCCACCCGGCGACGCAGGTCTTTCAGGCCCTGCGGATCGCGGTGAACCGCGAGTTCGACCACCTGCGGACATTCCTCGATACGGTGCTGCCCGCGTGTCTGGCCCCCGGCGGGCTGGCGGCGGTGATCACGTTTCATTCCCTGGAAGACCGACTCGTCAAAGAGACCTTTCGAGAGACCGAACGATGGGACAACCTTACGAAAAAGCCCCTGGTCGCCTCGCCGGCCGAAATCCGTCTCAATCCCCGTTCGCGCACGGCCAAGCTGCGGCTCGCCAGGCTCCGCTAG
- a CDS encoding LysM peptidoglycan-binding domain-containing protein, translating to MTRERLAADPVPAHEVRRQLASREPVVKTSGGMPLRVAGTLALAVGIAGGFGYATFNKLQAQGSEPNLSRFDEVDPAAAPAAKEKTETTELIEEPQDETLAGLFQVPADMPDLAPTPPAVPAAAPAGNPFDAAPNAAAANPFDAAGPGTAAPVAVPADASSAQPSGGQWANRKVKGAPADAAAKPKSRFPAPTTYPSFPPKTPKEFFGDPNAKNVAPQPVEQAEPLPAVAGRNPLAASAVAELEPVTLVIPAEAEIVAPAGAPSSRGPVMPVQFEPTLGAAPGAGAPPAQQPPAFPPAQDNFGLVDEAPAAAPAARPAPALPAANSTVPSIDLGPAPSQGTPQPVPVFGNEAAEPAPASPPQPAARRPAAFDGGFDSVPAPAPAPVPVGNAFEPRATMPTPAPSAARGLTQPPQWPAREAAPLSAAPAGPADPFGANGAPAGNGQYNGQETVYTAEAGDNYWTISRKQYGMGRYFAALAEYNKARIPDPRKLKPGMKVVIPTSAVLTEKYAHLISGAEPSKTYAPQTADAAGGAIQQVGFFVDPTGQPLYRVAEGDTLSDIAQSTLGRSSRWVQIYGLNRENLKTPNDLKLGMVLRLPQDASGVQAAPDATIIR from the coding sequence GTGACTCGTGAGCGGCTCGCTGCCGATCCGGTTCCGGCCCACGAGGTCCGCCGCCAGCTCGCGAGCCGCGAGCCGGTCGTGAAGACGTCCGGCGGGATGCCGCTCCGCGTGGCGGGAACGCTCGCCCTGGCGGTCGGGATCGCCGGCGGCTTCGGTTACGCGACGTTCAACAAGCTCCAGGCTCAAGGCTCCGAGCCGAACCTCTCCCGCTTCGACGAAGTCGATCCGGCCGCGGCTCCGGCGGCGAAGGAGAAGACCGAGACGACCGAACTGATCGAGGAACCGCAGGACGAGACGCTGGCCGGACTGTTCCAGGTCCCGGCCGACATGCCGGACCTCGCGCCCACACCGCCGGCGGTCCCCGCTGCGGCTCCTGCCGGCAACCCGTTTGACGCCGCGCCAAATGCCGCGGCGGCCAATCCCTTCGACGCTGCCGGTCCCGGGACGGCCGCACCGGTCGCTGTGCCGGCCGACGCCTCCTCCGCTCAGCCTTCGGGCGGCCAGTGGGCGAACCGCAAGGTCAAGGGCGCGCCGGCCGATGCCGCCGCCAAGCCGAAGTCGCGGTTCCCGGCCCCGACGACCTACCCCAGCTTCCCTCCCAAGACTCCGAAGGAGTTCTTTGGCGATCCCAATGCAAAGAACGTCGCCCCGCAGCCGGTCGAGCAGGCCGAACCGCTCCCCGCCGTTGCTGGAAGGAATCCGCTGGCGGCGTCGGCTGTCGCCGAACTGGAGCCGGTGACCCTCGTGATCCCGGCGGAAGCTGAGATCGTCGCCCCGGCCGGTGCCCCCTCGTCCCGCGGACCGGTCATGCCGGTTCAGTTCGAGCCGACCCTCGGTGCCGCGCCCGGAGCAGGGGCTCCGCCGGCCCAGCAGCCCCCGGCGTTCCCACCCGCTCAGGACAATTTCGGCCTCGTCGACGAAGCCCCCGCCGCCGCACCGGCGGCCCGCCCGGCTCCGGCCCTGCCGGCCGCGAACTCGACGGTCCCCTCCATCGATCTCGGACCCGCTCCCTCGCAGGGAACACCCCAGCCGGTCCCGGTCTTCGGCAACGAAGCGGCCGAGCCTGCTCCGGCCAGCCCCCCGCAACCAGCCGCGCGGCGCCCGGCCGCCTTCGACGGCGGCTTCGACTCGGTCCCCGCTCCCGCCCCCGCTCCCGTCCCCGTGGGGAATGCCTTCGAGCCCCGGGCCACGATGCCGACTCCGGCTCCGTCGGCTGCCCGCGGACTGACCCAGCCTCCTCAGTGGCCCGCACGGGAAGCGGCTCCGCTCTCGGCCGCGCCGGCTGGTCCGGCCGACCCGTTCGGGGCGAACGGCGCCCCGGCCGGGAATGGCCAGTACAACGGCCAGGAGACGGTCTACACCGCCGAAGCGGGGGACAACTACTGGACGATCTCCCGCAAGCAGTACGGGATGGGCCGCTACTTCGCCGCCCTCGCCGAATACAACAAGGCCCGTATCCCGGACCCCCGGAAGCTCAAGCCGGGGATGAAGGTCGTGATCCCGACCTCCGCCGTGCTGACGGAGAAGTACGCCCACCTCATCAGCGGCGCGGAGCCGTCGAAGACCTACGCTCCGCAAACGGCAGATGCTGCCGGTGGCGCGATCCAGCAGGTCGGGTTCTTCGTCGATCCGACGGGGCAGCCGCTGTACCGCGTGGCGGAAGGGGACACGCTCTCCGACATCGCGCAGAGCACGCTTGGCCGTTCAAGTCGCTGGGTTCAGATTTATGGGCTTAATCGGGAGAACCTGAAAACTCCGAACGACCTGAAGCTGGGGATGGTTCTTCGTCTCCCGCAGGACGCCAGCGGCGTTCAGGCTGCTCCGGACGCGACCATCATCCGATAG